One window of the Rosa rugosa chromosome 3, drRosRugo1.1, whole genome shotgun sequence genome contains the following:
- the LOC133740961 gene encoding putative disease resistance protein RGA3, whose translation MADWVLSPALQVIFDRIASPVIEKFADMWDFKDNLQSLRETLMQILPTLEDAEEQQFSNKAVKIWLSKLEKAAYDAEDGLHYLTAKLTAKGVIPSSCFQFLDLKTDSRIKEMLLALETTVNEGLVKFTFTRPNMVDRRSSVWETSSFVIKSQIYGRDDDKDKVVKLLLSSQAYQEGYASCIAIVGIGGIGKTTLAQLAYNDERVIQNFDVRMWIFVSDDFNVKKIMKTIIESVTKDECRFSDIELLQSQLWQLLHNKRYLLVLDDVWTSHHNDWDKLKPLFRGGVDGCKVIVTTRNTKTALMTDSPNSPFHLKGLEEEDCWALFKQQAFGRGEEEKYPHLLPIGKQIVRKCGGVPLAAKSLGSVMRFKRNQQQWLFMQKTELWKLDVGEQDILPALMLSYFYLPFHLRRCFASCSIFPKGYEFNKHKLIHLWMAEGLLLEDGSKRPENVGDEYFTHLLWMSFFQEVDRCDGGGVIGYKMNDVIHDLSQYVAGNTTMILENGLQPKSLEKIRHSSVVYRYRAITIPRALYEAQHLRSLLFIGESGLIKNIHKICSSFVYLRMLDLNSCDVHILPESLCDLICLRYLDLSYTPILTLPDYISWKLVSLQTLNLLGCPNLKRLPDLGGMTGLRHLDITACRSLTQMPEGFGELHQLETLPLYVISYDGKALELGGLNLYGKLNLTHLENVTKAVEAKSAGLRMKENIESLGLYWRGEDVDESIMVKPTRSSHLRITESATEF comes from the coding sequence ATGGCAGACTGGGTCTTATCCCCAGCTTTACAAGTGATCTTTGACAGAATAGCATCCCCTGTCATAGAAAAGTTTGCTGACATGTGGGATTTCAAGGACAACCTCCAGAGCCTAAGAGAGACCTTGATGCAGATTCTACCTACTCTCGAGGATGCGGAAGAGCAACAATTCTCCAACAAAGCTGTCAAAATTTGGTTGTCAAAGCTCGAGAAGGCAGCTTATGATGCTGAGGACGGACTGCACTACTTGACTGCTAAATTGACTGCTAAAGGTGTGATCCCTAGCAGTTGTTTTCAATTTCTTGATCTTAAGACTGATTCCCGCATTAAAGAGATGCTTCTGGCATTAGAAACAACTGTAAACGAGGGACTTGTTAAGTTTACTTTTACAAGGCCTAATATGGTAGATCGTCGATCTTCCGTGTGGGAGACTAGCTCTTTTGTCATCAAGTCACAGATATATGGAAGAGATGATGACAAAGATAAGGTCGTGAAACTGTTGCTGTCTTCTCAAGCTTACCAGGAAGGATATGCATCTTGTATCGCAATAGTTGGTATTGGAGGAATTGGTAAGACCACTCTTGCTCAATTAGCATATAATGACGAGAGAGTAATCCAAAACTTCGATGTTAGGATGTGGATTTTTGTCTCTGATGATTTCAATGTCAAGAAGATCATGAAGACAATTATCGAGTCAGTAACGAAGGATGAGTGCAGGTTCTCAGACATTGAACTTCTTCAGTCTCAGCTTTGGCAGTTGCTGCACAATAAAAGATACCTCCTCGTGTTGGATGATGTTTGGACTTCGCATCACAATGACTGGGACAAACTAAAACCTTTGTTTAGAGGGGGTGTTGATGGATGCAAAGTCATTGTTACCACCCGCAATACAAAAACCGCACTCATGACAGACTCCCCAAATTCCCCTTTTCATTTGAAGGGCTTAGAGGAGGAGGATTGCTGGGCTTTGTTCAAGCAACAGGCTTTTGGGcgaggagaagaagagaaatatccaCACCTTTTGCCAATTGGTAAGCAGATTGTCAGAAAATGTGGAGGTGTGCCATTAGCAGCAAAAAGTTTGGGAAGTGTAATGCGCTTCAAAAGAAATCAACAACAGTGGTTGTTTATGCAAAAAACTGAACTTTGGAAATTGGATGTGGGCGAACAAGACATTCTTCCTGCCCTGATGTTGAGTTACTTTTACCTACCATTTCATCTTAGAAGATGCTTTGCCTCCTGCTCAATATTTCCAAAAGGTTATGAATTCAACAAGCACAAGTTAATTCATCTGTGGATGGCAGAAGGCTTATTATTGGAAGACGGTAGCAAGAGACCTGAAAATGTTGGTGATGAATACTTCACCCATTTGTTGTGGATGTCTTTCTTTCAAGAAGTAGATCGATGTGATGGTGGAGGTGTAATTGGGTACAAAATGAATGATGTCATTCATGACCTCTCACAGTACGTTGCAGGGAACACAACCATGATACTTGAAAATGGTCTCCAACCAAAGAGTTTAGAAAAAATTCGCCACTCCTCTGTTGTTTATAGATACAGAGCAATTACAATTCCACGAGCTCTGTATGAAGCACAACACCTGCGAAGTCTGTTATTTATTGGAGAATCTGGCTTGATAAAGAACATTCATAAAATCTGTTCAAGTTTTGTATACTTGCGTATGCTAGATCTGAACAGTTGTGATGTTCATATATTGCCAGAATCATTGTGCGACTTAATATGTTTGAGATATCTTGACCTGTCTTACACACCTATATTAACGCTTCCTGATTACATTTCATGGAAACTCGTGTCTCTGCAGACTTTAAACCTACTTGGTTGCCCTAATCTGAAGCGTTTGCCAGACTTGGGAGGCATGACAGGCCTAAGACATCTTGATATAACTGCATGCAGAAGTTTGACTCAGATGCCTGAGGGTTTTGGAGAACTACATCAACTTGAGACATTGCCATTGTATGTTATTAGCTACGACGGCAAGGCCCTTGAGCTGGGTGGTTTGAATCTTTATGGTAAGTTGAATCTCACACACTTGGAAAATGTAACAAAGGCAGTAGAAGCGAAATCAGCAGGATTGAGGATGAAGGAGAATATCGAGTCATTGGGACTATATTGGAGAGGCGAAGATGTGGATGAGTCAATCATGGTAAAACCAACAAGAAGCAGTCATCTCAGGATCACAGAGAGTGCCACAGAATTCTGA
- the LOC133737423 gene encoding uncharacterized protein LOC133737423, whose amino-acid sequence MNHALCGGPWILAGQTLVVQKWRPNFDPRNETIGKMALWVRICGLPVEYFKDYIVTKIGKIIGDVVKVDQLTLGQSRGKFARVCIEVDLSKPLKPFVEVESIAYGIVYEGISLICFECGCYGHAKDKCPSVRVAASTSMKHHDPANLNFKEVSDIIDSANPNIRQDMDTSQTLAEGDSEVNVVTKPRMGPWMLMSYRHKKKHTDTGGIKKSSGNGSRFTVLQDEEEVDPPEPEINDQNTSAAKDTPPIVKLWKNFEDKLKNSHDFGASNREKQAKVATDHIDKSTDNSKTKHTSKIIPTFGKGKMPTRTPMRDVSNKLDGGNGSKKETMSCGDDSTSVAKCEATISFVEQIDVLECAWSWRQEVRSAIPDLISLHKVDLLIICEPRVPFARVQKFLGNHGFPNAEIVEAKGFSGGVWVLYDKNKIGVNFVDSTNQSVSVKVSIGGLQDWVLTAIYASPTTSIRCLLWEHLSQFSLHCQLPWLVIGDCNELYSSADKNGGSLIRKFGGMRRWVDNSGMIDLGFRGAEFTWQDKRVKERLDRGFCNDSWRVAFPQAFITHLPKLKSTSDHCPLLLQSESSVTSNGGMKPFRFQAMWMSHCDYNKFVLDQWQSYNGGVQQKVDCLAKDLQKWNSNVFGDLFKKKRRILARISGIQKCLAKSDNPFLVNLEIELLKEYKTLRDQEAMYWQQKSRVKWLQHGDRNSRFFHMSTMIRRRRNRIEGLLDMDGTLCNDLDGMKSIAAKFFKNLFTYSSFDDLRFVIPHLFHPLSDNEMNWISKNITNSEVKSALFNIGSLKAPGADGFPALFYQKHWDICAIEVFNLVNQAFCSGVIPHGLNHTLITLVPKTASPQDMALFRPISLCNTLYKVISKVMVARIRPSLKNLISPNQVSFVPGRHIIDNIIIAQEVLHKFQHSYGQKGFMAWKIDLSKAYDRLNWNFIESVLYEAQFPNRIVKLIMQCVSTTSFQVCVNDDLILFAEASCEQATVLKKCLDVFCALSGQEVSFSKSLLYCSPNTCKSLAGNISRICGSSLTNNLGKYLGMPLIHTKVNKQTYAPIIEKVQSRLAGWKSKCLNMAGMDFLWGDSEAKKRVHLANWDMVCRPKEYGGLGIKSTSQMNQALLAKLGWRLTQGDNGLWSKVLHQKCSSTRRSVLFSTKLLKQGLSWRIGDGNTVNFLTDIWTPGGPLIKDAVSPENVDLNLKVKDFWNGAGWNLDLIRQCVSEDSISQIIQVPAGFLGGGHDKLIWGATSNGNFTVKSAYLTLIKEKNFDSYPWFFCLKLCIPPKLKAFMWCLCHQKLLSNVERAKRHMTMDSSCPLCHEQPETMIHMLRDCQFARVVWNDIVCLDTVARSMQLDWSSWCAANLHFHRRCYGDLKWSTVFVVTCWYLWKWRNKVVFENDFHMPLNPCKDQMGKIGAGGVIRSHDGSWVAGFYANLGSGSVLQSKAWGLLLGLKLAYDNQCSHLYVESASETLVNMVKNGVDEVHPLKTILNCCSFLQQKFLSFDIRHTYREVNAVADILSKDGLQAEAGVHVMLHPPPQVITSLLDDLCEFPRVRIALNLLLHRCRYVCCKIFGDALVDNAFGSGRMAVMARDLAGGSVSYSLTEFFPFAFAVADSKNRVNLGSEASIDQDIMWPTKKC is encoded by the exons ATGAACCATGCTCTTTGTGGTGGCCCATGGATATTGGCTGGACAGACCTTGGTTGTGCAGAAATGGAGACCCAATTTTGATCCCAGGAATGAAACAATTGGGAAAATGGCACTTTGGGTAAGAATTTGTGGGTTACCAGTTGAGTATTTCAAAGACTACATTGTGACCAAGATTGGGAAAATTATTGGGGATGTAGTGAAGGTTGATCAACTTACTCTTGGGCAGTCTAGAGGGAAGTTTGCTAGGGTATGCATTGAAGTAGATTTGAGTAAACCTTTGAAACCCTTTGTCGAAGTTGAATCAATTGCTTATGGAATTGTTTATGAAGGCATCTCTCTCATCTGTTTTGAATGTGGGTGCTATGGTCATGCTAAAGACAAATGCCCATCTGTCAGGGTTGCTGCCAGTACTAGTATGAAGCATCATGATCCAGCCAATCTGAATTTCAAGGAGGTTAGTGACATAATTGATTCTGCTAATCCTAATATTCGGCAGGATATGGATACCTCACAAACACTAGCTGAGGGAGATTCTGAAGTGAACGTAGTGACTAAACCAAGAATGGGACCCTGGATGTTAATGAGCTATAGACATAAGAAAAAGCATACTGACACTGGAGGCATCAAGAAGAGTTCTGGGAATGGTTCTAGATTTACTGTGTTACAAGATGAAGAGGAAGTTGACCCTCCAGAACCAGAAATTAATGATCAAAATACTTCAGCTGCTAAGGATACTCCCCCTATTGTGAAATTGTGGAAAAATTTTGAAGACAAGTTGAAGAACTCTCATGATTTTGGTGCCTCTAATAGGGAAAAACAAGCCAAGGTGGCCACTGACCATATTGATAAGAGTACAGACAATAGTAAGACTAAGCATACTTCGAAGATCATTCCTACATTTGGAAAAGGGAAAATGCCTACTAGGACTCCTATGCGTGATGTGTCCAACAAATTGGATGGTGGAAATGGTTCTAAAA AGGAGACAATGAGCTGTGGTGATGACTCAACTTCTGTTGCAAAGTGTGAGGCTACTATTAGTTTTGTTGAGCAG ATTGATGTGTTGGAATGTGCGTGGAGCTGGAGGCAAGAAGTTAGGTCAGCTATTCCTGATCTCATTTCTCTACATAAAGTTGATTTACTTATTATTTGTGAACCTAGAGTCCCTTTTGCTAGGGTTCAAAAATTTCTTGGTAATCATGGGTTTCCTAATGCTGAGATTGTTGAAGCCAAAGGTTTTTCTGGTGGTGTTTGGGTATTATATGATAAGAATAAAATTGGTGTTAATTTTGTTGATAGTACTAACCAGTCAGTATCTGTTAAAGTCTCAATTGGTGGATTACAAGATTGGGTGCTGACTGCTATCTATGCTAGTCCTACTACTTCAATTAGATGTCTACTATGGGAACATTTATCTCAGTTTTCTCTACACTGTCAATTGCCTTGGTTGGTTATTGGAGATTGTAATGAGCTATATAGTAGTGCAGATAAAAATGGAGGATCTTTAATTAGAAAATTTGGCGGTATGAGAAGATGGGTTGACAACTCTGGGATGATTGATCTAGGCTTTCGAGGTGCTGAATTTACTTGGCAAGACAAAAGAGTTAAGGAGCGGTTGGATCGAGGATTTTGCAATGATTCTTGGAGAGTTGCTTTTCCTCAAGCTTTTATCACTCATCTACCTAAGTTGAAGTCTACCTCTGATCATTGTCCTCTATTGCTTCAGTCTGAATCTTCTGTAACTTCTAATGGTGGGATGAAACCTTTCAGATTCCAAGCTATGTGGATGAGCCACTGTGATTATAATAAATTTGTTCTTGATCAATGGCAGAGTTATAATGGGGGTGttcaacaaaaagttgattGTTTGGCCAAGGATTTGCAGAAGTGGAATTCGAATGTTTTTGGTGATTtgtttaaaaagaaaaggaggatTTTAGCTCGAATTTCTGGTATTCAGAAATGTCTTGCTAAAAGTGATAACCCTTTCCTTGTAAACTTAGAGATTGAGCTACTGAAGGAATATAAAACCTTAAGGGATCAAGAAGCGATGTATTGGCAACAAAAATCTAGAGTCAAGTGGTTGCAGCATGGTGATCGAAATTCTAGATTTTTTCACATGTCTACTATGATTAGAAGGAGAAGAAACAGAATTGAGGGTTTGTTGGATATGGATGGGACTCTTTGTAATGATCTTGATGGTATGAAGTCTATTGCTgccaaattttttaaaaatcTCTTCACCTACAGTTCTTTTGATGATCTAAGATTTGTTATTCCACACCTTTTCCATCCCTTAAGTGATAATGAGATGAATTGGATCAGTAAAAATATCACGAATTCTGAGGTGAAATCTGCTCTGTTTAATATCGGGAGTCTCAAAGCTCCGGGTGCAGATGGCTTCCCTGCGTTGTTCTACCAGAAACACTGGGATATCTGTGCTATTGAAGTGTTTAATCTTGTAAATCAAGCCTTCTGCTCTGGAGTTATTCCCCACGGTCTGAATCACACTCTCATTACCCTAGTGCCAAAAACTGCTAGCCCTCAAGACATGGCTCTATTCAGACCCATTAGCCTTTGTAATACTCTTTATAAAGTTATTTCTAAGGTGATGGTGGCCAGAATTAGACCTTCCCTCAAGAATCTCATAAGCCCAAATCAAGTTAGCTTTGTTCCAGGGAGGCATATCATTGATAATATAATCATTGCTCAAGAGGTTCTACATAAGTTCCAGCACTCCTATGGTCAAAAAGGGTTCATGGCATGGAAGATTGATTTGTCTAAAGCTTATGATAGACTGAATTGGAATTTTATCGAGTCTGTGCTATATGAAGCTCAATTTCCTAATCGTATTGTGAAATTAATTATGCAATGTGTATCTACAACTAGTTTCCAAGTCTGTGTGAATG ATGATCTTATTCTTTTTGCAGAGGCTAGTTGTGAGCAAGCAACTGTTCTTAAAAAATGCTTAGATGTTTTTTGCGCTCTATCTGGACAAGAGGTTAGTTTCAGCAAGTCACTTCTTTATTGCTCTCCTAATACTTGTAAATCTTTGGCTGGAAACATTAGTAGAATATGTGGCTCTTCTCTAACTAATAATCTTGGCAAGTATCTTGGAATGCCGTTGATCCACACAAAGGTAAATAAACAGACTTATGCTCCTATTATTGAGAAAGTTCAGAGTAGACTAGCTGGATGGAAAAGTAAGTGTCTGAACATGGCTGGTAT GGACTTTCTTTGGGGTGATTCTGAAGCTAAGAAAAGGGTGCATCTAGCCAATTGGGATATGGTTTGTCGTCCTAAGGAGTATGGTGGCTTGGGAATCAAGAGTACTTCGCAAATGAATCAAGCTCTTCTTGCAAAACTTGGGTGGAGATTAACTCAAGGAGATAATGGATTGTGGAGTAAGGTTCTCCATCAGAA GTGTTCTAGTACAAGGAGAAGTGTCCTTTTTAGTACTAAATTGCTTAAGCAGGGATTGTCATGGAGGATTGGTGATGGTAATACTGTGAATTTTTTGACTGACATTTGGACTCCAGGTGGACCTTTGATTAAGGATGCTGTAAGCCCTGAAAATGTTGATTTGAATCTGAAAGTGAAGGATTTTTGGAACGGTGCTGGTTGGAACCTAGATTTGATAAGACAATGTGTGAGTGAGGATTCCATTAGCCAAATTATCCAAGTCCCTGCTGGTTTCCTTGGTGGTGGACATGATAAATTGATCTGGGGAGCTACTTCAAATGGTAATTTCACTGTTAAATCTGCCTACCTTACTCTTATAAAGGAGAAAAATTTTGATAGTTATCCTTGGTTCTTTTGTTTAAAACTATGCATCCCTCCCAAGTTGAAGGCTTTTATGTGGTGTTTATGTCACCAAAAACTTTTGTCCAATGTTGAGAGGGCTAAAAGGCATATGACTATGGATTCTTCTTGCCCTTTATGCCATGAACAACCTGAAACTATGATCCATATGCTTAGAGACTGTCAGTTTGCTCGTGTCGTTTGGAATGATATTGTATGTCTTGATACGGTTGCTAGAAGCATGCAGCTAGACTGGAGTAGTTGGTGTGCTGCTAATTTACATTTTCATAGGCGATGTTATGGGGATTTGAAGTGGAGTACTGTGTTTGTCGTCACCTGTTGGTACTTATGGAAATGGAGAAATAAGGTAGTGTTTGAGAATGACTTTCATATGCCTTTGAATCCTTGCAAG GATCAAATGGGTAAAATTGGGGCAGGTGGTGTAATTAGGAGTCATGATGGTTCTTGGGTTGCTGGATTTTATGCCAACCTGGGAAGTGGCTCTGTTCTCCAATCTAAGGCATGGGGTCTGTTGTTGGGGCTAAAATTGGCCTATGATAATCAATGCTCCCATTTGTATGTTGAAAGTGCTTCTGAAACCCTTGTTAACATGGTAAAGAATGGAGTGGATGAAGTGCATCCACTAAAGACTATCCTCAATTGTTGCTCATTCTTGCAGCAAAAGTTCCTAAGCTTTGATATTAGACACACCTATAGAGAAGTGAATGCAGTTGCAGATATCCTATCCAAGGATGGGTTGCAGGCTGAAGCTGGGGTGCATGTCATGTTGCATCCTCCTCCACAAGTCATTAcctctcttcttgatgacttgTGTGAATTTCCTAGAGTTAGGATC GCTCTTAATTTACTGTTACATAGATGTAGATATGTTTGCTGTAAAATCTTTGGTGATGCTTTGGTGGATAATGCTT TTGGAAGTGGGAGGATGGCGGTGATGGCAAGGGATCTTGCAGGTGGGAGTGTGTCATATAGCCTTACAG aATTCTTCCCATTTGCATTTGCAGTAGCAGATTCCAAAAATCGTGTGAATTTGGGTAGTGAAGCCTCCATTGACCAAGATATCATGTGGCCAACCAAAAAATGTTGA